The following are encoded in a window of Candidatus Nanopelagicales bacterium genomic DNA:
- a CDS encoding acyltransferase has translation MSQIQRPRIEWMDLVKGSSVLLVVLFHAEIHMYKVQSDGVAANIWHTVMNVTEPLRMPIFFLVSGMLAASALSRPWGKSRRRTYGMTYLYLLWSAIFFTVVAFYVKETPIEALIDFPRRLIVGSSGYWYLYALLLYFIIAKAARRWPLWIIFGIAVALNLLRAPIAQWNRDYVVNIDGASSMTAISVNLVFYLLGAYYKEVITWVSERASWFWVIGIVVVVSAYGFWRNSVPEFSETTYLPVSLGWIVAGVMAAELLVKREGPRNFGTFFGARTLPIFVVQFPLLMALSSYLRNHRPEYLHNEIVQVFFPIVATVIMVSIALMLYRVTQNNRGRFLFEAPQWVVQAPRSTPRPEQEKQVSS, from the coding sequence GTGAGTCAGATTCAACGCCCACGTATTGAGTGGATGGATCTTGTTAAAGGATCTTCCGTACTACTTGTTGTTCTTTTTCATGCAGAAATTCATATGTACAAGGTGCAATCAGATGGTGTAGCAGCAAATATTTGGCACACCGTCATGAACGTAACAGAACCCCTGCGTATGCCGATCTTTTTTCTCGTGTCCGGCATGCTTGCAGCGAGCGCTCTTTCGCGCCCTTGGGGTAAGTCGCGTCGACGCACATATGGAATGACGTATCTCTATTTGTTATGGAGCGCGATCTTTTTTACGGTGGTCGCTTTCTATGTCAAAGAAACACCCATCGAGGCCCTCATCGACTTTCCGCGGCGCTTAATCGTAGGTAGTAGCGGCTATTGGTATCTCTACGCTCTCTTGCTGTATTTCATCATTGCAAAAGCAGCACGACGGTGGCCGTTGTGGATAATTTTTGGGATAGCCGTGGCCTTGAACTTATTGAGGGCTCCTATTGCGCAGTGGAACAGGGATTACGTCGTGAATATTGATGGCGCGTCATCGATGACTGCCATTTCAGTGAACCTCGTGTTCTACCTTCTTGGCGCATATTACAAAGAAGTTATTACGTGGGTTTCAGAGCGCGCTTCTTGGTTCTGGGTTATCGGCATTGTCGTTGTGGTTTCGGCTTACGGGTTCTGGCGTAATTCTGTGCCCGAGTTTTCCGAGACCACATATTTACCTGTCTCATTGGGATGGATCGTTGCCGGTGTAATGGCAGCTGAGTTGCTAGTGAAGCGCGAAGGTCCACGCAATTTTGGAACGTTCTTTGGCGCGCGTACGCTACCGATTTTCGTGGTGCAGTTCCCTTTACTCATGGCTCTTTCGTCGTATCTGCGAAACCATCGACCTGAGTATCTACACAACGAAATCGTTCAGGTGTTCTTTCCGATCGTGGCAACAGTAATCATGGTGTCGATTGCACTCATGCTCTACCGAGTCACACAAAATAATCGTGGTCGCTTCCTATTTGAAGCCCCTCAATGGGTAGTTCAAGCGCCTCGTTCAACTCCACGCCCGGAACAAGAAAAGCAGGTATCGTCCTAG
- a CDS encoding NADP-dependent oxidoreductase, which yields MRAVGVLEFGGPEKLQVFEMPTPLPGAGQVRIRVHAVAVNPTDTLFREGAMAARAKIQEPPFIPGMDAAGVIDAIGPDNDDRLKVGDRVVAMVLPSSEFGGAYAEQIVLPSTSVVHAPKSADFAAASTLIMNVMTARLALDALALKPGSTLAVTGAAGAYGAYVVQLALAEGLKVIADAAPSDIELVRSLGEVQIVPRGDDVATHILGLYPEGVDGFADGSIQDELVVPAIKDGGALAVVRGWSGEPGRGIAVHRIAVPKAAHDTAGMQRVAEQVDECVLTLRVADVLPADQAQIAHERLQAGGVRGRIVLDFINF from the coding sequence ATGAGAGCGGTAGGTGTACTTGAGTTTGGCGGTCCAGAGAAGTTGCAAGTGTTTGAGATGCCAACCCCTCTGCCCGGTGCAGGGCAAGTGCGAATCAGGGTGCATGCCGTTGCCGTAAATCCCACCGACACGTTGTTTCGCGAAGGTGCCATGGCAGCACGCGCAAAGATTCAAGAACCGCCGTTCATTCCGGGCATGGATGCGGCGGGAGTTATTGATGCCATTGGCCCGGATAATGATGATCGGTTGAAAGTTGGCGATCGAGTTGTTGCGATGGTGTTGCCGAGTAGTGAATTTGGTGGTGCATACGCGGAACAAATCGTGTTGCCGTCAACATCAGTGGTGCACGCTCCAAAGTCTGCGGACTTTGCAGCCGCATCAACGTTGATTATGAATGTGATGACAGCTCGTCTGGCTCTTGACGCTCTTGCATTGAAGCCGGGAAGCACACTGGCAGTTACCGGCGCGGCCGGCGCATATGGCGCTTATGTCGTACAACTGGCACTCGCTGAAGGATTGAAAGTCATTGCTGATGCAGCGCCATCAGATATCGAACTGGTGCGATCCCTTGGTGAAGTTCAGATCGTTCCTCGTGGCGATGATGTCGCCACACATATTCTTGGGTTGTATCCAGAAGGTGTGGATGGATTTGCAGATGGGTCGATTCAAGACGAACTTGTTGTGCCCGCAATTAAGGATGGCGGGGCGCTGGCTGTGGTGCGTGGATGGAGCGGTGAGCCCGGTCGGGGGATTGCTGTGCATCGCATTGCAGTTCCTAAGGCGGCACATGACACTGCTGGAATGCAGCGAGTGGCAGAGCAGGTAGATGAATGTGTTCTGACTTTGCGTGTAGCCGATGTTCTGCCTGCCGACCAAGCTCAAATTGCACATGAACGCTTGCAAGCAGGCGGAGTGCGTGGCCGCATCGTTCTCGACTTCATAAATTTTTAA
- a CDS encoding SDR family NAD(P)-dependent oxidoreductase: MGRVNGKVAIVTGGAMGIGAAHCRELAVEGAHVVLCDVADEQGAALATEIGATYRHLDVSQEDEWAAVVAETVSTLGNIDILVNNAGIAALTPIATASTSDWDRVIAVNLTGTFFGMRAVAASMKDAGGGVIVNTSSVAGLVGTPGISAYVASKWGVRGMTKSAAMDLGPDNIRVFSIHPGAIDTPMSPAGDRKPGGQIIPRWGHADEVAKMMMFLVTDATFSTGTEFVIDGGFTAR, translated from the coding sequence ATGGGTCGCGTTAATGGAAAAGTTGCCATCGTCACCGGTGGGGCGATGGGTATTGGCGCTGCGCATTGCCGCGAACTTGCAGTTGAAGGTGCGCATGTGGTGCTGTGTGATGTCGCGGATGAGCAAGGCGCTGCACTTGCTACCGAAATTGGGGCGACGTATAGGCATCTGGATGTATCACAAGAGGACGAATGGGCAGCTGTTGTCGCGGAGACGGTGTCCACGCTCGGAAACATCGACATCTTGGTCAACAACGCAGGCATTGCTGCCCTCACACCAATCGCGACCGCAAGTACATCTGACTGGGATCGCGTAATTGCCGTCAATCTCACCGGAACGTTCTTCGGCATGCGTGCAGTGGCTGCATCAATGAAAGACGCTGGCGGCGGTGTCATTGTGAATACTTCTTCAGTTGCCGGTTTGGTGGGAACTCCAGGAATTAGCGCCTATGTCGCAAGCAAATGGGGAGTTCGAGGTATGACCAAATCCGCAGCCATGGATCTTGGCCCTGACAACATTCGGGTATTTTCAATTCATCCCGGCGCAATTGACACTCCCATGAGTCCGGCTGGTGATCGCAAGCCGGGAGGGCAAATCATTCCTCGCTGGGGTCATGCGGATGAAGTAGCAAAGATGATGATGTTTCTTGTCACTGATGCGACATTTTCAACGGGTACAGAATTCGTCATCGATGGTGGGTTTACCGCACGTTAA
- a CDS encoding 3-oxoacid CoA-transferase subunit B produces the protein MSFHTVEHLDAAPLDRDAMAKLVAEDIPANSFVNLGIGQPTKVSDYLTPERGVILHTENGMLGMGPQAVGDAIDLDLINAGKIPVTELPGSAYFHHADSFAMMRGGHLDVCVMGAFQVSAKGDLANWSTGGDDSIPAVGGAMDLAVGAKDVYTMMTLFAKDGSSKLVNECTYPLTGLGCVSRIYTDVAIFILENGAVHVRETFSMSVDELRSRVPVALLTYS, from the coding sequence ATGAGTTTCCATACGGTTGAACATCTAGATGCAGCACCACTTGATCGCGATGCGATGGCGAAGTTGGTCGCCGAAGACATCCCAGCAAATTCATTCGTGAACTTGGGCATCGGCCAACCAACGAAGGTGTCTGATTACCTCACCCCTGAACGCGGCGTCATCTTGCACACGGAAAACGGCATGCTTGGCATGGGTCCTCAAGCCGTTGGCGATGCCATTGACCTTGATCTGATTAACGCCGGAAAGATTCCAGTAACCGAACTTCCAGGCTCGGCATATTTTCATCATGCAGATTCATTCGCGATGATGCGTGGCGGCCATCTCGATGTCTGTGTCATGGGTGCTTTCCAGGTATCAGCTAAGGGCGACCTAGCAAACTGGAGCACGGGTGGCGATGATTCAATCCCCGCAGTTGGCGGAGCAATGGATTTAGCGGTTGGCGCCAAGGACGTCTACACAATGATGACCTTGTTCGCCAAGGATGGTTCTTCAAAGCTCGTGAATGAATGCACCTACCCACTCACTGGGCTTGGTTGCGTGAGTCGTATTTACACCGATGTCGCAATATTCATTCTAGAAAATGGTGCGGTGCACGTGCGAGAAACATTTTCGATGAGCGTCGACGAATTGCGTTCGCGTGTTCCTGTTGCGTTGCTGACGTACTCGTAA
- a CDS encoding 3-oxoacid CoA-transferase subunit A — protein sequence MLKIAQSADEAVSAITEGSTVLIGGFGTAGQPIELIDALRRHGAGNLTVVNNNAGNGDVGLAALLGAGLVSRIICSFPRQVDSYIFDDLYRSGKIELEVVPQGTLAERIRAGGAGIAGFYTRTSAGTPLAIGKESRIFDGKEYVLELPIRGDFALVKAHISDGMGNLVYRKTARNFGPIMAAAANASIVQVSEIVETGALDPEVIVTPCIYVDTVVQVDADATHGKATA from the coding sequence ATGTTGAAGATTGCTCAGAGCGCTGACGAGGCTGTCTCTGCAATTACAGAAGGATCCACTGTTCTCATTGGTGGCTTTGGCACAGCTGGCCAACCCATTGAATTGATAGATGCACTGCGTCGCCACGGAGCTGGCAATCTCACTGTGGTGAACAACAACGCAGGCAATGGCGATGTCGGACTCGCTGCTCTCTTGGGTGCGGGTCTGGTTTCACGCATTATTTGCTCGTTCCCGCGCCAAGTAGACAGCTACATCTTCGATGATCTCTACCGTTCCGGAAAGATCGAACTCGAGGTGGTTCCACAGGGAACCCTTGCTGAGCGAATCCGCGCTGGTGGCGCTGGCATTGCTGGTTTCTACACACGAACTTCAGCAGGCACTCCACTGGCTATTGGCAAAGAGTCACGCATCTTTGATGGCAAGGAATATGTGCTTGAACTTCCAATTCGAGGTGACTTTGCTTTAGTAAAAGCACATATCTCTGACGGCATGGGCAACCTCGTGTATCGCAAGACGGCCCGCAACTTCGGCCCGATTATGGCCGCAGCAGCGAACGCTTCGATCGTGCAAGTATCCGAAATTGTTGAGACCGGAGCACTTGATCCGGAAGTCATCGTGACACCTTGTATTTACGTTGACACAGTCGTACAAGTAGATGCAGACGCAACCCACGGAAAGGCAACGGCATGA